Genomic DNA from bacterium:
TTAGTGTGCTATCCTTTGGGGTAGCAAATGCAATCCGTTACAGTCATAAACTACCGCCTAAGCCAGCCGAGCCAATTGTCCTCGATACCGCTGCCGCCAATGAGAGTGCCATTGAAGAGGATATTCTCTTACAAAAAGGGTCGCAAGACGACGATGAACCCGAGGCAACTCCACTCGATTCCCTTTCTCGCGAAAAAACACTCCAAGCCCGCGTTGATGAGTGGCTCCGAAAACCATATATCAATAAAGCTCTATGGGGCATTCGAGTAGAACAACTAGGAAGCCGTAAAATAGTTTATGACCGTTCTGGCGATAAACCACTGATCCCAGCCTCCAATATGAAGCTCTTTACCGCCTGTGCCGCCTTTGAAAAATTGGGTGGAGAGTTTCGTTTCCGTACTGCGTTTGTTGCCTCGAAACCGCTCGACAATAAAGGCGTGCTCAATGGGAATCTTCAAATCATCGGTTCTGGTGATCCAACTCTTTCGCGCATCTTCCATGACGAAGCTTTAAGTCAATTGCTGGGCGGATGGGCGGATTCGCTTATCGCACGGGGTTTGAAAAAAATCACCGGGCGTGTGGAAGTCCCCGAAATCTTTTGGGCAGAGGGTGGTCCTGCCCCAGGGTGGGAGTGGAACGATTTAGCGGAATCTTATGCCGCATTTCCCGATATCGTCGCGATGAACGATAACTGTTTCGATTTGTTAGTCGATGCGGCCGATCAAATTGGCGACACGGCGAGATACCTGATCGATCCGGAAGTGTTGCAAGGGGCTGACGATTTTTCGTTTGAAGCGATAACAACCCCACCAAAAACAAAAGCAAGTCTGGAAATTATTCCTTCGTTTTGGACCGGACAATGGCGGGTAATCGGTTCAATTCCGATCGCGGCACGTCAGTCACGTCGCCGGGTTACGATCCGAAATCCGCGCGAAGTGTGGCGGCGGACAATGGAATCGGTTCTGAAAGCGAAAGGCGTACAGATTGGCGTCGTACAGAAAAAAGGACGAAAATCGGCGGGACTCGATTTTGGTATGGATGCCGAAGCTGCCGAAGTTTCCTCGACGCTATTTCCCGATACGCTTTGGGTGGCGGAATCGCTCCCGGTTAAACGGATTGTAAAAGAGGTCTTAAAGCGCTCGCACAATCTTTCCGCTGAGCACCTCTTCCGCACCGTCGGTTATTACGATAGCGAAGTCTGGTCGAACGAGAGCGGCCGTAGCGCAGTAACGAATTTAATGCGGCAATGGGGACTCGACACCAAAACCTTTACCATTTCCGATGGTAGTGGATTAGGTCGCGCATCGAATATTCCCCCGGAAGTGTTTACTCAATTGCTTGATATTGCTACCACGAAACCGTGGTTCAACGAGTTTTACGAAGAGCTGCCGGAGGCGGGAGAACCGCAAACCACCATGCAGAAACGTAAACTGAAACTGCCTGATAATGTATCGATAAAAGCGAAAACCGGAACGTTGAACAAAGTCTCGACATTATCCGGTTATATCACAAGTCCAAGTGATACCCTCACATTTTCAATCCTCTGTAACCATTGGTATGGCAACGTTCGCCGAGTCAAGGAAGTGCAAAACGGGATACTCACCGAACTTGCCTGGTCTCTCAGCGAACAGGGTCCTCGTATAAAGCTGGACCCGTCTGTGCCTGACCGCTTCCCGATTAAGAAGTAGAAAGGAGTTTTCTTATGCGCGCACTCGTCGAATGCGTCCCCAATTTTTCCGAGGGACGTAATCCGGAGACGATTCGCCTAATTTCCAATGCCATTTCTTCCGTACCGGGTGTTGCCCTTTTGAACGTGGAACCCGACGCTGACTATAATCGCGTTGTGGTGACGTTTGCCGGCGATCCATTAGCTTCGGTTGAAGCCGCCTTCCGGGCACACAAGGTCGCCGCTGAGCGGATCGATATGACCCGCCAAACGGGGAATCATCCAAGAATGGGTGCTGCGGATGTAGTGCCGTTTATTCCAATTTCCGGCATCACGATGACGGAATGTGTTCGCTTATCCGAACTATACGCGCACCGGGTGTGGGAAGAACTCGGAATCCCGATGTATCTCTATGAAGCAGCCGCCCGGACACCGGAACGAAAAAATCTCGCAACTATACGCTCCGGCGAGTATGAAGGGTTGGAAGAGAAACTTCGCGATCCCCACTGGAAACCGGATATCGGTGATGCTGTATTTGTACCAAGAAGCGGAGCTACGGTAACTGGCGCGCGGTTTTTCTTAATTGCTTACAACGTAAATATCGATAATCCCGATCCCAAATTTGCAAACGAAATCGCATTGAATATCCGTTCGCTCGGTCGACCAAAAGTCGATGAAAACGGTAAACCGATTCTCAACGATAAAGGGAAGAAGATATTTGTTCCCGGTCGCTTGAAGGATATCAAAGCGATGGGAGTACCGCTCGAACGCGATGGCAGGAAGATTTCGCAAGTATCGATCAATGTCATCAATTATCGAAATACGCCGGTACATGTTGTGTACGAAGAAGTATTGAAAGACGCCCCTGAGTACAGCTTACAAGTAAGCGGCAGCGAAATCGTCGGCTTGGTTCCTCAGGACGCTTTGGTGCTTGCCGGAAAGCATGCCCTCGAGAAAAACGGCGGTACCTGGGAAGGAAAATCGAGCGACGAGTTGTTACATGCCGGTGTAGAATATCTCGGACTGAATGACTTGTATCCGTTCGATGTGAATGAAAAAGTGATCGAGAAAATCGTCGAACAGAAATTTGGCGGCGAAGAAGCGTTGCTCACTGATCTCTCCGTTGAGCGTTTTACAACCGAAGTCGCTTCAGAAAGCCCAGCGCCGGGCGGCGGTTCGGTATCGGCGGCAGCGGCGGCACAAGGCGTCGCCTTACTCGAAATGGTTTGTGCCCTCACCGTCGGCAAGAAGAAGTACGAAGAAGTTTGGGACGAAATGAAACAAGTGCGTTGCGAATTGCGGCCGTTGCGCGAAGAGCTCATTCGCTCGGTGGATCGCGATACGCAAGCATTCAATGCTTTGATGGCGGCGATGAAACTGCCGAAGGAAACTGAAGCAGATAAAGCTACCCGCAAACAGGCAATGCTGGATGCAACCCGTTATGCTACGCAAGTTCCGTTGCACGTCGTTCGTACGATTGCCCATGCCGTACAATTTGCCCCTGACATTGCGGCGAAGGGGAATAAAAACGCGCTATCCGATGTCGGCGTCGGCGCAGCATTGCTGCGGGCGGGTGCGCGTGGTGCTTTGCTGAATGTGCTGATAAATCTTCCCAGTTTACCAGAACCAGAACAACAGATAATCAAACACCAAGTTGAAACACTGTTCGACACTGTTGATCGCATTGCGAGTTCGGTTGTCCAGTCAGTGCAAGCTTCGCTGTGAATTCTGCGAGATAGAGAACGGAAGGGCGAACCATAAGGCTCGCCCTTTTCAGTTTCATTTGAATAAGCCCCTCAAATCTTCTACAAAATTTCCCGTTGAATTTTCGAAGTGACTTCCGGCCCGTTCTCACCGATGTAGACGTTGATCTCACTACGGACACCAAACTCCGGAAAATACACCCCCGGTTCGATAGTGAATCCGATTCCGGGAATCAGAATCCGGGTGTCGTGGGTTTCAAAATTATCGATGTTCACACCTAACCCGTGAACATGCTTTCCCGGACTCAGACTGTGTCCGGTGCGATGTATGAAGTATTTCCCATAGCCGCGGTCTGAGATGTGCTTACGGCATACTTCATCGATTTCCCACCCTTGGATTATTCTCCCAGCTTTCCACCATTGTTCTACTGCGGTAAGCGCGGCGTCCCTACCACCGGTTACCACATCGTACACTTTGCGATGTTTTGCGGGAACTTCTTTTCCAGCATAACCGACCCACGTGATGTCGCTAAACACGTTTTCATCGCCCGGAACCCGCGCCCACAAGTCGATGAGTATCCAATCATTCGGTTGAATGGTGTAAAAAACATCGCTGGAGGGCATGTAATGCGGGTTCCCGCTTCGCTCGTTGGTCGCGACGACCGGGGCATCCTCCGGTTCGAGATTCTCTTTCACAAATTCGCCAAGAATGAACTGCTGGACGTCATAGTCGGTGATGATCTGACCACTGCTCAATGCCTCACGAATCATCTCGAACGCGGCGTCTTTAATATCGTTTACCAATCGCGAGGCGCGTCGATGATTTTCCAATGTGGTATCATCCCACCTAGCCGTAAGCGTTTGCACCAAATCGGCGGAAGAGTGTAGCTCAGCACCTAATGAACGCAACCACTCCGCCATCCCGGCATCGATAATCGACATCACAGGAATTGCACATTCCGGTGAATATTCGACCGCAATCTTTGGATTCTCTTGTAGAAGTTCTCTAAGAATTGCTCCCATTTCGTGTCGATCGGTGTAGAGCAGTGTCTCTCCGGGGAAGACGCTTAGTTGTTCACTATCGACGCGGTGGGCAACTACTTTTACAGCTCCCGTTCGAGTGATCAGGACAAACAAGCGACGAGTCGTCCAAATCGTCTTCCCAATCGCACGGGTAAGAACAGGATTGTTGCCACGAAAGTCATACAGCAACCACCCATCCAACCCTTTCAGGGTAAGGAATTTCTGGATTTCAGGGCTAAGGAACATTGTGACCTCATTTGCTCGGACTTGTTTGAATATAGCGAGTCAAGGATTCGCCTCCTATCTGACTTTTGCATTTTACGAACACTTCCGTTATATTTCCTTCATCATCGTAGCGCATAAAAATAAGGGAATTTTCATCACTCTGTCGCAACATCTGCGACGAGCGAGTGGGTATGTTTACTCTTTGAGTGTTTCGCTGCGGCAAAGAAGGGCCCATAGCTCAGTTGGTTAGAGCAGCGGACTCATAATCCGTTGGTCCTAGGTTCAAGTCCTAGTGGGCCCACGGTGAAAGAACAGTCTGAGTTGATGTTACTTCAAATGATTTTGTATCGTACAAAACGGTATCGGGCAGAAGCACGCCCGACGGCTACGGTTACGGTTTAGTAACAAGGGAATGGAGTGTACTCCATTCCCCTTTTCATTTTATCGAGGTGAATGGTGAACGAAACGCCCGATCTGAAGGAACAACTTTCATTTCTCGTCCAACTTCAACTGATCGATTCGGAGCTGAAAAATCTCAACGACGATCGCGGTGAGCTTCCTACGCAAATAGAGCAGCAGAAGAAAGAAATCAACCGTACGAAACAAATGCTAGTTGCTTCGCAGCAGGCATTGGATCGGATGGCAGAGCGGCGGATAACTTTGACCCATGAGGTCGAAGAAGCCCGTACCCGCAAACGGAAACTCGAAGATTCGTTATACAGCGTTACATCAAATCGGGAATACGATGCGTTAACTCGCGAACTCGAAGATGTCCAAAAACAACTCGGTCGGTGGGCGGAAGAATCCCAACAGGTGCATAACGATATCGAAAAGCACGAAGCCGAACATGCAAAAATCGATCTACTCATAAAAAAGCAGGAATCCGAACTCGAAAATTTGCAAAAAGAGTTGAATGAAATCGTGGAAGACACGACCGAGATGGAAACGGAACTCATCGACCGCCGGAAGAATCTGGAAGGCAATGTAATCCGTCCGATATACAACCATTATGAACGAATCCGGCAAGCCCGTGACGGGCGCGGCATCGCATGGTTACTCGGCGGTTCATGCGGCGGATGCTACAATTCTGTACCTGCTCAAAAGCAGGTGGAAGTTCGTACATATAAAGATTTTATACTGTGCGAAGCTTGTGGACGTGTCCTCGTTTCCGACGAATTGAAGGGGTAATCAATCCTCGGCAGTAATCACGTTTTGATCTGGATCGATGGCGCAGCGCGGGGAAATCCCGGTCCAGCATCCGCCGCCGGAGTGATCAAGCAAGGCGCAGATATCGTTGCCGAGTGGGGAGTACCACTCGGGAATCGAACGAACAATGAAGCGGAATACAGCGGATTGCTCTTAGCGCTTTATTGGTTACAGCAGTTTCTACCAAATGCCGAAGGGGTCATCCACTCCGATAGTCAATTGTTGGTGGAGCAAACCATCGGACGATGGAAGGTGAAAGCAGATAATTTGCAGCCATTTCATCGCGAAGCCCAGTGGCTGATACATCAAATCCCGGGAATCAAGTTGACGGCGGTACGGCGCGAAAAAAATAAAGCCGCCGATGCTCTTGCGAATCGAGCGCTCGATGAACACCGGGTTGTTGTTAGCGATGACTATTTGCCGTTCGTTAAAACGGTGCTTGTAAAACTGCCATTTACTGCGTCGCAATACACGATTTTTTAGGATGAAGGACGCCGATAGGCGATTAACGTGTTATTTTTTTGTTTTGGGAGAGTTAGGCGGTCGCGTCGGTTTGCAAGAACCGATGAGGAACGTCCGGCCACCAGTGGAGAAAGTGCCCGGTAACACCGGGGCAGGGTAACCTGACGGAAAGGGCAACAGAAAAGAAACCGCCATTGTTCGAGCTAGTAAACCATTGGTTTGCTATGTCGATTTGGTAAGGGTGAAACGGTGAGGTAAGAGCTCACCGCCCGTCCAGTAATGGTACGGGGCAGTGCAACCCCCACTTGGTGCAACATCAAGCAGGTATGTCGCCTCTCTGAGGCGAATGGCTCCACCATTTCCTATCGGAATCATACCGGGTAGATGGCTTGAGACGGTTGGCAACAACCGCCCTAGAGGAATGATCGCCCACGACAGAAGCCGGCGTATCGATTCTCCCTGAATTTTTCTAATATTACAGCGTTCTCGCTGAGAAAATTCGTGCGACGTATCCGCTAAACTTGCGCGGCGTCACATTCATCCTTACAATTCCGCTTCAATGCACTGCGGTTGAGTTTCTATCAATCCTGATGCAATCTGAATTTGGACAAAAGGGGAATGGAAACGATGGCGAGACGTTGGGAAGAACCGGTTCCGTTAGAAGCCGATGTTGTTGCGGCGCTAATGCGGGACTTGAGCGTTTCGCCGCTGATTGCTCGATTGTTGTATCTCCGCAATATCCGCACAGTGGATTTTGCGAGTACTTTTTTTAACCCCTCCCCCAGTGAAACCCACGACCCTTATCTTTTCCCCGGTATGGAAACCGCCGTTGCCCGGATTCTGTTGGCACGCGACCGACATGAAGAAGTAGCGATTTATGGTGACAGCGATGTTGACGGATTGACTGCTCTGGCAGTGCTAACCCGCTATCTCCGCAGTATCGGGGTGTCCGTTCATCCTTATCTCCCTACCCGTTCTGATACCTCCTATGGACTTCACAACCCCGGTATCGATGAGTTAGACGCCCTTGGGGTGACACTCATCATCACTGTCGATACTGGAACGACCGCGGTCGATGCGGTCGACTATGCCCGTTCTGCGAAGAATATCGATGTCATCATCACCGACCATCATGAACCGGGTGCCACACTTCCCGCGGCAATTGCAGTACTGAATCCAAAAATTGCCGGCAGTACCTATCCCTTCCGCGAATTATCCGGTTGCGCGATGGCGTTCAAATTAACGCAAGCGCTAGCCGCGGCAAGCGGTAAAGCGTGGCAGGAAATCGAACCGTTGCTGGAATTTGTCGCGTTGGGAACCGCTGCGGATATCGTTCCATTGGTTGGAGAAAACCGCACGTTGCTATCGCTGGGAATGAAACGCTTACAGAAGGCAACGATACCCGGTATCATCGCATTGTCGGAAGTCGCTGGTATCGATATGCAACACCTCGCGGTGGAAGATTTGTTGATGACGATGTCGCCGCGGATAAATGCTGCCGCTCGGATGGGGAATCCGCAACGGGCGTTGCAACTGCTAATCACTAACGATCCGGAAGAAGCTGGCAGTTTAGCGGTAGCGGTTGAACAGGATAACTACCGGCGACGCGCCTTAGACGAACAGATGATGCGGGAAGCCAACGAATCGGTTCGTCAAAGTTACGATCCTAAAAAGGATTGTGCGATTGTCATTGTTCGTCATAATTGGCACTTGGGATTAATCGGCATCATGGCGTCACGGATTGCGGAATTGTATCATCGTCCCGCTGTGATATTATCGGTGGAAAATGGCGTTGGGCGCGGCTCGGCGCGCACCGTTAACGACTTCGATATCCACTCCGCGCTCTCTTCTTGCAGCGACGTAATGCTGCAATTTGGCGGCCATCGTTGCGCTGCCGGATTGACGATACCGGAAGCTGCGATTCCCGGTTTTATCGAACGGTTTAAGAGTTATGTCGCGGAGCGCATCACGATTACCGATTTGCAACCGACGATTCGCCCCGATGCCGGACTCAATTTAGAATTGATCGATCACGCGCTCCACCGCGAACTACAACGATTGGCGCCCTTTGGTCCCGCAAATCCCCGTCCAGTGTTTATTGCGAAGCGGGTGGAAGTGGTTGGCGCGACGAAAGTGATTGCGCAAAAACACTTGAAGTTCCGGGTGAAACAACAAGGTAAAATCTTCAATGCGATTGCGCTCGGGATGGCGGATCGCTACCACGAATTGAATGGCAACCGTTCCCTCCTCGATGTATGCTTTGGGATCGATCATGCCAATGGCAATTGGGACAACGGTCTCCAACTCCGCATTCAAGACTTCCGTCCCGCAAAATAATTTTTTCGTGTACGGGCGAACCTTGTGTTCGCCCCGTTTGTTTAAGGTTCGGTGATTACGGGCTTCCAAGCCCGTCCGTAGGGGCGGCTGGCAACCGCCCTTGTTTAGTAGGGACAAGACGCCCCGGTCTGTCCGTTTGTAGGGGCGTATGGCATACGCCCGTCTTCTGTAGCGCAGACAATCCTGTCTGCGTTTGTCTTTGCGAGGAGCACGGCGACGAAGCAACCCCGCAGGACTCACGGAACGTAATCCCTTTTGTCGAGTACGGGCGAACCTTGTGTTCGCCCTTATGCTGTTTTAGGTATGGTGAACCCCCTCCTCAAAAACTTTTTCCGTTTGAGCAAATCTCACTTGTTGTAAACGGTTCTTATCGAGTACTTTTACAGGAACTTTGTTTTACACTGATTTTTCATCACCCAAATGCATCAACCGGGGAACCGGG
This window encodes:
- a CDS encoding Xaa-Pro peptidase family protein is translated as MFLSPEIQKFLTLKGLDGWLLYDFRGNNPVLTRAIGKTIWTTRRLFVLITRTGAVKVVAHRVDSEQLSVFPGETLLYTDRHEMGAILRELLQENPKIAVEYSPECAIPVMSIIDAGMAEWLRSLGAELHSSADLVQTLTARWDDTTLENHRRASRLVNDIKDAAFEMIREALSSGQIITDYDVQQFILGEFVKENLEPEDAPVVATNERSGNPHYMPSSDVFYTIQPNDWILIDLWARVPGDENVFSDITWVGYAGKEVPAKHRKVYDVVTGGRDAALTAVEQWWKAGRIIQGWEIDEVCRKHISDRGYGKYFIHRTGHSLSPGKHVHGLGVNIDNFETHDTRILIPGIGFTIEPGVYFPEFGVRSEINVYIGENGPEVTSKIQREIL
- a CDS encoding ribonuclease HI family protein codes for the protein MIWIDGAARGNPGPASAAGVIKQGADIVAEWGVPLGNRTNNEAEYSGLLLALYWLQQFLPNAEGVIHSDSQLLVEQTIGRWKVKADNLQPFHREAQWLIHQIPGIKLTAVRREKNKAADALANRALDEHRVVVSDDYLPFVKTVLVKLPFTASQYTIF
- the ftcD gene encoding glutamate formimidoyltransferase — protein: MRALVECVPNFSEGRNPETIRLISNAISSVPGVALLNVEPDADYNRVVVTFAGDPLASVEAAFRAHKVAAERIDMTRQTGNHPRMGAADVVPFIPISGITMTECVRLSELYAHRVWEELGIPMYLYEAAARTPERKNLATIRSGEYEGLEEKLRDPHWKPDIGDAVFVPRSGATVTGARFFLIAYNVNIDNPDPKFANEIALNIRSLGRPKVDENGKPILNDKGKKIFVPGRLKDIKAMGVPLERDGRKISQVSINVINYRNTPVHVVYEEVLKDAPEYSLQVSGSEIVGLVPQDALVLAGKHALEKNGGTWEGKSSDELLHAGVEYLGLNDLYPFDVNEKVIEKIVEQKFGGEEALLTDLSVERFTTEVASESPAPGGGSVSAAAAAQGVALLEMVCALTVGKKKYEEVWDEMKQVRCELRPLREELIRSVDRDTQAFNALMAAMKLPKETEADKATRKQAMLDATRYATQVPLHVVRTIAHAVQFAPDIAAKGNKNALSDVGVGAALLRAGARGALLNVLINLPSLPEPEQQIIKHQVETLFDTVDRIASSVVQSVQASL
- the dacB gene encoding D-alanyl-D-alanine carboxypeptidase/D-alanyl-D-alanine-endopeptidase; translated protein: SVLSFGVANAIRYSHKLPPKPAEPIVLDTAAANESAIEEDILLQKGSQDDDEPEATPLDSLSREKTLQARVDEWLRKPYINKALWGIRVEQLGSRKIVYDRSGDKPLIPASNMKLFTACAAFEKLGGEFRFRTAFVASKPLDNKGVLNGNLQIIGSGDPTLSRIFHDEALSQLLGGWADSLIARGLKKITGRVEVPEIFWAEGGPAPGWEWNDLAESYAAFPDIVAMNDNCFDLLVDAADQIGDTARYLIDPEVLQGADDFSFEAITTPPKTKASLEIIPSFWTGQWRVIGSIPIAARQSRRRVTIRNPREVWRRTMESVLKAKGVQIGVVQKKGRKSAGLDFGMDAEAAEVSSTLFPDTLWVAESLPVKRIVKEVLKRSHNLSAEHLFRTVGYYDSEVWSNESGRSAVTNLMRQWGLDTKTFTISDGSGLGRASNIPPEVFTQLLDIATTKPWFNEFYEELPEAGEPQTTMQKRKLKLPDNVSIKAKTGTLNKVSTLSGYITSPSDTLTFSILCNHWYGNVRRVKEVQNGILTELAWSLSEQGPRIKLDPSVPDRFPIKK
- the recJ gene encoding single-stranded-DNA-specific exonuclease RecJ is translated as MARRWEEPVPLEADVVAALMRDLSVSPLIARLLYLRNIRTVDFASTFFNPSPSETHDPYLFPGMETAVARILLARDRHEEVAIYGDSDVDGLTALAVLTRYLRSIGVSVHPYLPTRSDTSYGLHNPGIDELDALGVTLIITVDTGTTAVDAVDYARSAKNIDVIITDHHEPGATLPAAIAVLNPKIAGSTYPFRELSGCAMAFKLTQALAAASGKAWQEIEPLLEFVALGTAADIVPLVGENRTLLSLGMKRLQKATIPGIIALSEVAGIDMQHLAVEDLLMTMSPRINAAARMGNPQRALQLLITNDPEEAGSLAVAVEQDNYRRRALDEQMMREANESVRQSYDPKKDCAIVIVRHNWHLGLIGIMASRIAELYHRPAVILSVENGVGRGSARTVNDFDIHSALSSCSDVMLQFGGHRCAAGLTIPEAAIPGFIERFKSYVAERITITDLQPTIRPDAGLNLELIDHALHRELQRLAPFGPANPRPVFIAKRVEVVGATKVIAQKHLKFRVKQQGKIFNAIALGMADRYHELNGNRSLLDVCFGIDHANGNWDNGLQLRIQDFRPAK